The following DNA comes from Halorhabdus tiamatea SARL4B.
ATCGGCGTCGAACGCCTGCGGGTCAAACACGAGGGGATGAACCCGACGGGGAGCTTCAAGGACCGCGGGATGACCGTCGGCGTCCGGGTCGCCCAGGAAATCGGCGTCGATCGGCTGGCCTGTGCCTCGACGGGCAACACCTCCGCCGCGCTGTCGGCCTACGGTTCCCGTGCCGGACTCGAGGTGCTCGTGCTCCTGCCGGCGGGGAAGGTCGCCGCCGGGAAGATCGCCCAGGCAAGCTTGCACGGCGCACGCATCCTGGAGGTCGACGGCAACTTCGATCGGTGTCTGGACATCGTCAAGGACCTGGCCGACCGCGGCGAGGCCTACTTGCTCAACTCGCTGAACCCCTTCCGGCTGGAGGGCCAGAAGACCATCGCCCTCGAGATCATGGAGCAGTTTCGTGCCGAGGAAGGCCAGTTCCCGGACCGGATCGTGTTGCCGGTCGGCAACGCGGGTAACACCGCTGCGCTGTACAAGGCCTTCCGCGAACTCGAAACGACGGGGGCGATCGACGAGAACCAGATTCCGAAGATCACGGGCGTCCAGGCCGCGGGGTCGGCCCCGTTGGTCGAGGCGATCGAGGAGGGCTGGGACCACATCGAGCGCTGGGACGACGTCGAGACCAAGGCGACAGCGATCCGGATCGGTAATCCGGTCAACGCGCCCAAAGCACTGCCGGGGGTCCGCGAGACCGGCGGGACGGCCGTCGCCGTCAGCGACGAGGAGATCACCGACGCCCAGCGATCCCTCGCCGAGGAGGGGGTCGGCGTCGAACCCGCCTCCGCTGCCTCGATCGCCGGCCTCCGAACACTCCGGGCGGAGGGCGTCGTGGGTGACGACGAGCAGGTGGTCTGTCTGACGACCGGCCATCTCCTGAAGGACCCCGACGCGGCCGCCGAAGCCGGAACCGATCCCGAACCGGTCCCCGCCGACACCGACGACGTCCTCGAACACCTGCGATCCTGACTGGCGTCGGATGGGGGAGCGGCGTGGCTACGTCTTGCACGGGACGGACGGACGTCTGCCGGCGTTTTTTCCGGACCAGACACCACTAGACTGTGCTATGTCAGATGATATCTATTCGCAGCCGACATCAGTCGATCGATCGCCGTCGTCGGGCCACTCCGTTGACGGGGCGGTGCGGGCCGGAGACGAGGCGGAACGGGGCCACATTGAACAGACGGATTCCGTCCGGTGGGCGCGTATTGATCGCGGTGGATCACCGATCGACGAGCCGTCTCCGACCCACCGGGCCGTCGCCGCCAGAGACCGCCTGTGGGATTCCTACCGGGGTGAGACGGAAGACGGGTGGTTCGTCTGGCGTGCTCCAGGCGATGACCAGGGTGGTGGGAGGGACTGATCCGGCAGTGCTGAACGGCTCTGCCGTCACTCGCGGGCGTTCTGCCCGTTGAGTTCGACGACGGTCGTCTCGAGAATCCGGTCGTCGTCGTTGAGCGCGGCCAGGACGTCTTCGCCTGGTTCGTCGTCTAAGTTGTACACCGACAGCGCCTCGCCACCGATGGCTTCTCGCGCGTTGAACATCCCGGCGATGTTGACGTCGAACTCGCCGAGGACCTGCCCGACGAAACCGATAACGCCGGGTTCGTCGGCGTTGCGGACGATCAGCATGTGGCCGTGGGGGATCGCCTCGACCCAGTAGCGGTCGATGCTGACGATGCGCGGTTCGCCGTCGGCGAACTGCGTGCCCTCGACGCTGAGTTCGTCCCCGCCGCCGCTGACGGTAACGGTCACCAGGTTCTGGAAGTCCGGGGCGTCTCGAATCGTCGAGACGTCGACATCGATGCCATGTCGGTCGGCGACGTGGCGGGCGTTGACCTGGTTTGCGTCCCAGCCCAGCGAGTCGAAGACGCCGGTGAGCCCGGCGGCCGTGATTGGTTCGACCGTCTCGGTGACGATATCTCCGGCGTACTCGATAGCGACAGTCTCGAGGTCGCCCTCGAACAGCTGGATCGCGATCCGGGCGACCGTCTCCGTCAGGTCGGCGTAGGGTTTGACGACCGGGTAGGCGTCCGGCGGGATCGACGGCACGTTGACGGCGTTCGCGACTGGCTGTCCGTCGAAGGCCGCGAGCACCTGCTCGGCGACACCCGTCGACTCTGCGTTCTCGGCAGCCGTTGTCTTGGCGACCGCGGGCGTGACGATGATGTCCTCGACGTCCCGGAGCGGACTGTCGTCGGCGAGCGGCGCTTCGGCGACGGCGTCGACGGCTGCGCCCTGGAGGTCGCCGTCCTCGACGGCACTCGCGAGCGCCGCTTCGTCGACCGCCTCGCCGTCCGACCCGTTGACGAGATAGCCGTCGCCGAGTGCGTCGAGTTCGTCTTCACCTAGCTCGATGTCTCCACCGTGGGTGTGTACCGAGAGGAAATCAGCCTGCTCGAGACAGGGTTCGAGATCGACGCTGTCGGCACCGATCTGTGCGATTCGTTCGCCGTCGGCGTCGGGTGCGTGGACGGCGACGTCGAGTCCGAGGTTGTCGAGCCGTTTCGCGACTTCCTGGCCAACGCTGTCGAACCCGACGAGTCCGGCGGTCTTGCCGTCGAGTTCCGAGCCGATGATGTCTCCTTTGGCCCACTCGCCGTCTTTCAGTCTGACGTGGCCCTGTGGGATGCCCCGGGCAGTCGCAAAGAGGAGGCCGATGATGTACTCGGCGACCGCCCGGACGTCGGCTTCCGGACCGTTGGCGACGATGACGCCGCGTTCGGTCGCTGTGGCGACGTCGATTCTCTCGACGTCGATCCCAGTCCGAGCGACGATCTGTAGGTCCGTTGCACGTTCGAACACGCCCGCGGGAACCGGCGTGTCCTCGTCGACGATCAACGCTGCCGCACCCTCGGCAGCGTCGGCCAGTTCGTCAGGGTCCGCCTCGACGGTCCGAACGTCGTGGCCTGCATCTGCAAGCGCCGCCAGTCCCGTCTCTTCGACGGAACCAGTCACTACGATCTCCATATTGGGGGTGACACTGCCGGTCGGCATAACGCTTGTTTTCTCTCGGCGAACCGGGAAGTCCTCGACTCGGACCCGACAGATCGAACCGTCCCGGACACCGGGGGTACTCACGTTGCCTCGACCGCCCCTCGCGGAAAAACAGTTTGTCGCCCTGACTCCTACCGCCAGGCGGACAGCGACGCGCTGTCCGCAAGCGGTACGGAGAGATACGCGTCGTCGCGGGTGACGTCGGCGATGACGAATACGGCCTCCTCGTCTCGCTCGACGGCGGCCATGACTTCACCGTCCACTGCAGCGTCTGCCGCGAGCGCGTCGGGCTCTTGCGACATACTATGTGAGTTGGTAACACTCATACATAAACGTGCCGAAAACCCACGAGGACGCGGGAATTTGTCTGACGCGTGACTGACGAGCGGACAGCTGGCTCGCTTGAGAGCCCACCGCCTGGATGTGTAAGGACTTAGTAGGAGGAACGTGGAGTGTTTTCCAGTATGAACGTCGCTGACGTCATGACGCCGCGAGACGAGGTCGTCACGGCCGAGTTGCCCGGCACCCGCGACGACGTCCTCGAGTACCTTCAGGAACGGCAATTCTCGTCCGTTCCGGTGATCAAACGGACCGATTCGGGCGAGGAGTGTCGTGGCCTCGTCACGCGGGACGCCTTGATCGAACATCCAGACGAAGACCAACTCGCGATCCTCGTCGAGGAGGTACCGACGACGACTTCCGGGACGAACCTGGCCAGCGTCGCGCGGACCATGGTCGAGACCGGTGAGCGCCGGATTCCGGTCGTCGACGGGGAATTCGAGGGGATCGTCACGGTGACGGACATCGTTCGCGCGATCGCCGAGGGCGGCGTCGACGACGGCGATCGGCCGGTCGGCGATCTGGCTCGACGGGACGTCAACTGCGTCTACGCCGGCGCGCCGCTGGGGGTCGCCGAACGCGAACTCTCCCACGCCGACGTCCCCTACGGCGTCGTGCTCGACGACGACGCCGAGGTCGCCGGCATTCTGACCGAGGTCGACGTGATCGACGTCGCCGAAGTGGTCGAGGGCGAGGCCGAGACAGGCGAGTCGATCGCCAACCAAGACGACGAGTGGATGTGGGAAGGGATCAAGGCCGTCGGGAACAGCTACATGCCGACCCGGAACGTCGTCTTCCCCGACGAGCCAGTCAGCGAGTACATGACGGGTGACCTCGTGACCGTCGGCAGTCGCCGGACCGCAAAGGAGACGGCCCAGCTGTTGATCCGTCACGACATCGAGCAGATCCCGCTGGTATCGGGTGACGACCTCGCGGGTATCGTCCGCGACATCGACGTGATCAAGGCGCTACGATGAGTGGGGTCAGCGCCGAGGCCCTGGTCGAACTCGCAAAGCGGCGGGGCTTTTTCCTCCAGTCCGCGGGTGCCTACGGCGGTGTCTCCGGGTTCTACACCTTCGGCCCGCAGGGTGCCGCCATGAAGCGAAACGTCGAGGACACCTGGCGTGAACGCTTCGCGATCCAGGAGGGCCACATGGAGGTCGACGCGCCGACGGTCCTGCCAGAACCCGTCTTCGAGGCCTCTGGCCACCTCGACGGTTTCGACGACATGCTCGTCGAGTGCCCCGAGTGCGGCCAGTCCCACCGGGCCGATCACATCGTCGAGGACGATCCCGACACCGGGATCGAGGAAGCCGAGTCGCTGGCCCCCGAACGCGTCGAGGAGGTCATCGCCGAGTACGAACTCGCGTGTCCGACCTGCGGGACCGGGCTCGCCGGCCAGGCCATCGAGCAGTTCAACCTCATGTTCGAGACGACGATTGGGCCGGGCTCGTCCTCGCCGGGGTATCTCCGGCCCGAAACCGCCCAGGGAATCTTCATCGAGTTCCCGCAACTCGCCGAGTACGCCCGCAACCAGCTCCCCTTCGGCGTCACCCAGATCGGCCGGGCCTACCGCAACGAGATCAGTCCCCGGAAGTCCCTGCTCCGCGTGCGGGAGTTCACCCAGGCCGAACTGGAGCTGTTCGTCGATCCCGACGCGGACGACGTTCCGGACCTTTCGGCGGTGGCCGACGTGACCGCACAGTTTTACTCCGCCGACGCCCAGGCCGAGGCCGACGGCGAACCCGTCGAGATGACTGTCGGTGAGGCGTTCGACGAGGGTGTCGTCGCCGACCCGTGGATCGCCTACTACCTGGGCGTCGCCGCCGAGTGGTACGCCGCCATCGGCGTCGACATGGATCGGTTCCGCTTTCGCCAGCACCGGCCGGGCGAACTCGCCCACTACTCCGAGGACTGCTGGGACGCCGAGGGCGAGGTCAGCGATCCGGGCGAAGACCCCGACTGGATCGAACTCGGCGGGTTCGCCTACCGCGCCGATTACGACCTCTCGAAACACGATGCCCATTCCGACGAGGACTTCACGGTCTTCAAACAGTACGACGAGCCGGTAAGTGTCGAAACGCCGACGGTCGATCCGGCGATGGGCTATCTCGGTCCCGAGTTCGGCGGTGCGGCGGGCAACGTCGCGGCGGCACTCGAAGCACTCGCCGAGGACGAACCCGACGCCTTCGACGGCGAGGACGTCACGGTCGACGTCGACGGTGAGTCATACACCGTGCCCGTCGAGAAAACGGGCTT
Coding sequences within:
- the thrC gene encoding threonine synthase, with protein sequence MTHLEITQDEPAEATDGVWLTCIECGEHFPPFEGIRYTCDECGGLLEVRYADLPTFEDFGDDESAFHGGVWRYSDALPFDEGVSLPEGNTPLHDVPRLEDEIGVERLRVKHEGMNPTGSFKDRGMTVGVRVAQEIGVDRLACASTGNTSAALSAYGSRAGLEVLVLLPAGKVAAGKIAQASLHGARILEVDGNFDRCLDIVKDLADRGEAYLLNSLNPFRLEGQKTIALEIMEQFRAEEGQFPDRIVLPVGNAGNTAALYKAFRELETTGAIDENQIPKITGVQAAGSAPLVEAIEEGWDHIERWDDVETKATAIRIGNPVNAPKALPGVRETGGTAVAVSDEEITDAQRSLAEEGVGVEPASAASIAGLRTLRAEGVVGDDEQVVCLTTGHLLKDPDAAAEAGTDPEPVPADTDDVLEHLRS
- a CDS encoding NAD(P)-dependent oxidoreductase, whose translation is MEIVVTGSVEETGLAALADAGHDVRTVEADPDELADAAEGAAALIVDEDTPVPAGVFERATDLQIVARTGIDVERIDVATATERGVIVANGPEADVRAVAEYIIGLLFATARGIPQGHVRLKDGEWAKGDIIGSELDGKTAGLVGFDSVGQEVAKRLDNLGLDVAVHAPDADGERIAQIGADSVDLEPCLEQADFLSVHTHGGDIELGEDELDALGDGYLVNGSDGEAVDEAALASAVEDGDLQGAAVDAVAEAPLADDSPLRDVEDIIVTPAVAKTTAAENAESTGVAEQVLAAFDGQPVANAVNVPSIPPDAYPVVKPYADLTETVARIAIQLFEGDLETVAIEYAGDIVTETVEPITAAGLTGVFDSLGWDANQVNARHVADRHGIDVDVSTIRDAPDFQNLVTVTVSGGGDELSVEGTQFADGEPRIVSIDRYWVEAIPHGHMLIVRNADEPGVIGFVGQVLGEFDVNIAGMFNAREAIGGEALSVYNLDDEPGEDVLAALNDDDRILETTVVELNGQNARE
- a CDS encoding DUF7556 family protein; protein product: MSQEPDALAADAAVDGEVMAAVERDEEAVFVIADVTRDDAYLSVPLADSASLSAWR
- a CDS encoding CBS domain-containing protein, encoding MNVADVMTPRDEVVTAELPGTRDDVLEYLQERQFSSVPVIKRTDSGEECRGLVTRDALIEHPDEDQLAILVEEVPTTTSGTNLASVARTMVETGERRIPVVDGEFEGIVTVTDIVRAIAEGGVDDGDRPVGDLARRDVNCVYAGAPLGVAERELSHADVPYGVVLDDDAEVAGILTEVDVIDVAEVVEGEAETGESIANQDDEWMWEGIKAVGNSYMPTRNVVFPDEPVSEYMTGDLVTVGSRRTAKETAQLLIRHDIEQIPLVSGDDLAGIVRDIDVIKALR
- the glyS gene encoding glycine--tRNA ligase, with translation MSGVSAEALVELAKRRGFFLQSAGAYGGVSGFYTFGPQGAAMKRNVEDTWRERFAIQEGHMEVDAPTVLPEPVFEASGHLDGFDDMLVECPECGQSHRADHIVEDDPDTGIEEAESLAPERVEEVIAEYELACPTCGTGLAGQAIEQFNLMFETTIGPGSSSPGYLRPETAQGIFIEFPQLAEYARNQLPFGVTQIGRAYRNEISPRKSLLRVREFTQAELELFVDPDADDVPDLSAVADVTAQFYSADAQAEADGEPVEMTVGEAFDEGVVADPWIAYYLGVAAEWYAAIGVDMDRFRFRQHRPGELAHYSEDCWDAEGEVSDPGEDPDWIELGGFAYRADYDLSKHDAHSDEDFTVFKQYDEPVSVETPTVDPAMGYLGPEFGGAAGNVAAALEALAEDEPDAFDGEDVTVDVDGESYTVPVEKTGFAIEEVTESGEHITPHVVEPSLGIDRALYTALDHAYREDEVDGEERTYLELPPEVAPTTVGVFPLMDKDGLGERAREIAAELRTAGFSVAYDDSGAIGRRYRRQDEIGTPYCVTVDYDTLEDASVTIRDRDSTDQTRVAVADLDSTIESLVDGETTFDEL